Proteins encoded within one genomic window of Corynebacterium aurimucosum:
- a CDS encoding ABC transporter permease, protein MKSSAAAEHSAVSPRNSRGPVLTWKLGLGVLGVIALLLLSLMVGEYSILDNEDGWSMFFTTRVPRTVALVLAGAAMAMSGLVMQLLTQNRFVEPTTTGTTEWAGLGLLFSLILFPHSSVLVKMVISVCFAFVGTMVFFAFLRRVALRSSLIVPIIGIMLGAVVSAVSSYVALATDTLQQLGIWFMGSFTSVYEGQYEVLWFVLLVLVAVYFYADKLTVAGLGEDIATNIGLNYQRMILLGTGLIAVATGVVTVVVGALPFLGLIVPNVVSMLRGDDLRSNLPWVCLLGIATVTLCDLIGRTIISPFEMPVSVILGVVGAIVFVVLIVRSTK, encoded by the coding sequence GTGAAGAGCAGCGCTGCGGCAGAGCACTCAGCTGTCAGCCCGCGTAACTCCCGCGGACCTGTGCTGACCTGGAAGCTAGGCCTCGGCGTGCTCGGCGTCATCGCGCTGCTCCTCCTTTCCCTCATGGTGGGGGAGTACAGCATCCTCGATAATGAGGACGGCTGGTCCATGTTCTTCACCACCCGCGTGCCGCGCACCGTTGCGCTTGTCTTGGCGGGCGCCGCGATGGCGATGAGCGGTTTGGTCATGCAGCTGCTGACCCAAAACCGCTTCGTGGAACCCACGACAACGGGAACCACCGAGTGGGCAGGACTGGGACTGCTCTTTTCTCTTATCCTTTTCCCGCACTCATCCGTGCTGGTGAAGATGGTTATTTCGGTTTGCTTTGCCTTCGTGGGAACCATGGTTTTCTTCGCGTTTCTGCGTCGCGTAGCGCTGCGCTCCTCACTCATTGTGCCGATCATCGGCATTATGTTGGGTGCTGTCGTTAGCGCAGTGTCTTCCTACGTGGCGCTAGCGACGGATACCTTGCAACAGCTCGGAATCTGGTTCATGGGATCCTTTACCTCTGTCTATGAGGGTCAATACGAGGTCCTGTGGTTCGTGCTGCTGGTTTTGGTGGCTGTGTATTTCTATGCTGACAAACTCACCGTCGCTGGGCTGGGTGAGGATATCGCCACCAATATTGGGTTGAACTACCAGCGGATGATTCTGCTGGGAACCGGGCTCATCGCCGTGGCGACGGGCGTTGTTACCGTCGTCGTCGGCGCATTGCCGTTCCTCGGTCTTATCGTGCCCAACGTAGTGAGCATGCTGCGCGGCGATGACCTGCGCTCTAACCTCCCGTGGGTCTGCCTGCTCGGCATCGCCACGGTGACCTTGTGTGACCTCATTGGCCGCACTATTATCTCCCCGTTTGAGATGCCCGTATCAGTCATCTTGGGTGTTGTCGGTGCTATCGTATTCGTCGTCTTGATCGTGAGGTCGACCAAGTGA
- a CDS encoding iron ABC transporter ATP-binding protein yields the protein MIKLSKVSKSYSGETNIGPIDLEIPSGGITALIGPNGAGKSTMLTMIGRLLDVDEGTIEVAGYDVSSTNSQDLAKILSILRQENHFITKLTVRQLVSFGRFPYSKGRLTVEDEEIVSRYIDFFHLRELENRYLDELSGGQRQRAYVAMVLCQETDYVLLDEPLNNLDISHSVEMMKHLRKAAKEFGRTIIIVLHDINFAARYADYICAAKDGRIVSFGSPEEIMRDEILTPIFETPITVIDGPDGLLACYH from the coding sequence GTGATCAAACTTTCCAAAGTTTCCAAGTCCTACTCCGGTGAGACCAACATTGGCCCCATCGATCTGGAGATCCCCTCCGGTGGTATCACTGCGCTGATTGGGCCGAATGGTGCGGGCAAGTCCACGATGCTGACGATGATTGGCCGGCTTCTCGACGTCGACGAGGGCACCATCGAGGTCGCCGGTTACGACGTGTCCTCCACGAATTCGCAGGACTTGGCGAAGATTCTCTCCATCCTGCGCCAGGAGAATCACTTCATTACCAAGCTGACCGTACGCCAGCTGGTGAGCTTCGGCCGTTTCCCTTACTCGAAGGGGCGCCTGACCGTGGAAGATGAAGAGATAGTCTCGCGCTACATCGACTTCTTCCATTTGCGTGAATTGGAGAACCGCTATCTCGACGAGCTATCCGGTGGGCAGCGCCAGCGCGCATATGTGGCGATGGTGCTCTGCCAAGAGACGGATTACGTGCTTCTCGACGAACCCCTCAACAACCTCGACATCTCACACTCCGTGGAGATGATGAAGCATTTGCGGAAGGCCGCCAAGGAATTTGGCCGGACGATCATCATCGTTCTCCATGACATCAACTTTGCTGCTCGTTATGCCGACTATATTTGTGCGGCCAAGGATGGACGCATCGTTTCTTTCGGCAGTCCGGAGGAGATCATGCGCGATGAGATCCTTACGCCCATCTTCGAAACACCCATCACTGTTATCGATGGCCCGGATGGGCTGTTGGCCTGTTACCACTAG
- a CDS encoding iron chelate uptake ABC transporter family permease subunit, whose amino-acid sequence MQTSRARRHVGSFQSAAAARKYWIILAALIVAGLAFAFGLLAYDNPMEFGTRKWWLIARRRADAVTAMAIVAVCQAVATVAFHTVTNNRILTPSIMGFESLYVAINTATIFFLGASGLTQARNMGTFLVQLVLMVALSLVLYSWLLTSRRNNMHAMLLVGIIIGGGLGSLSTFMQRMLTPSEFDVLTARLFGSVNNAESEYYPIAIPLVLAVTLLMYLNSRQLNVLALGRDAATNLGVNHKVNAIYTLMLVSILMATSTALVGPMTFLGFLVATLAYQAAETYDHRFLFPMAIATAFAVLTGAYFLMQHVFYAQGVVSIIIELVGGSVFLLVILRKGKL is encoded by the coding sequence GTGCAAACGTCACGTGCCCGGCGACACGTGGGTAGCTTCCAGTCTGCTGCTGCGGCACGAAAATACTGGATCATCCTCGCTGCCTTGATTGTTGCCGGTCTGGCCTTCGCCTTTGGGCTCTTGGCCTATGACAACCCCATGGAATTTGGCACCCGCAAATGGTGGCTGATTGCACGTCGCCGCGCTGATGCAGTGACGGCCATGGCGATCGTCGCCGTATGCCAGGCCGTGGCTACGGTGGCTTTCCATACGGTGACGAACAACCGGATTCTCACTCCTTCCATCATGGGGTTTGAGTCCTTGTACGTAGCAATTAATACAGCGACGATCTTTTTCCTTGGCGCCTCCGGCCTAACTCAGGCCCGCAACATGGGTACCTTCCTTGTGCAGCTTGTGCTCATGGTGGCCCTATCCCTCGTGCTGTACTCCTGGCTGCTGACCAGCCGCCGCAACAATATGCATGCGATGTTGCTGGTCGGCATCATTATCGGTGGGGGCTTGGGATCGCTCTCGACGTTTATGCAGCGCATGCTGACACCCAGTGAATTCGACGTGCTCACCGCGCGGCTCTTTGGTTCCGTAAACAACGCGGAGAGCGAGTACTATCCCATCGCCATACCGTTGGTTCTCGCGGTGACACTGCTGATGTACCTGAATTCCCGCCAGCTCAACGTGCTAGCCCTGGGCCGCGATGCTGCGACGAACCTTGGTGTTAACCACAAGGTCAATGCAATTTATACGCTGATGTTGGTCTCCATTCTTATGGCGACGAGCACCGCGCTTGTAGGACCCATGACCTTCCTTGGCTTCCTCGTGGCAACCTTGGCCTACCAGGCAGCGGAGACGTATGACCACCGCTTTTTGTTCCCAATGGCAATTGCCACGGCCTTTGCTGTTCTCACTGGCGCTTACTTCCTCATGCAGCACGTCTTCTATGCGCAGGGCGTGGTCTCCATCATTATCGAGCTAGTGGGCGGCAGCGTCTTCCTTCTGGTCATTCTGCGAAAGGGCAAGCTGTGA